In Pempheris klunzingeri isolate RE-2024b chromosome 5, fPemKlu1.hap1, whole genome shotgun sequence, the DNA window TTCAGGTGGGCATGTGTCCAATGATAGAAGTTACAACTGCTGCTTGGATGTGTGCTAATGGCCATGCAACACTGTCAAACTGGTGATTTAATAACTTCATATTCTGCGCACATTCTTGCTTTGCtcattagtttttattcatttaaaaaaatgcctCCCCTGATATTCATAGTCTGCAACACTAGTTTCTGGAGTTTTCCAAAGATTTCACCATCTAAACATCGTCTTGCTCATGGTAAATATTCATGCAATGTTCTGCCAACACCGCCTCCTTCCTGATGTTTGACACAGCAAGAAGCTGTACTTTGCAAAATGTGTTCGGTTCACGGCGTTCCATTTCAATAAACTGTGCTCAGTGATTCTCATGCGGCAGCGTTCCACACTgatttcctctccctcccttcacctcctccaaCAGCTCTGCAAAGAACGGGAGCGTCTGCGTGCGATGATGGCTCACCTGCATCTGCCATCTTTGGAAGCCAGGTCGATCTCTGCACCCACGAGCCTGCAGTCGCCACAGTCTCATACGGCTGCTGACCCACGCGGCCTGCAGGTAGATAGCATGCAGTAATGACTGTGTGAACAACAGGGACAAAGTCAATGAGCCATAAGCCTTATGGTATTTCGGAGCTGTAAGCAAAACTACAAATATGTGGTGGAGAGTGAAAATAACACGTCTGCCCGCAACCTCATCTTCTCCAGCGCTGATGAAGATACCGCCAGCCTATAATTCACCTGGTGAACTCTTACAGTTGAATGAGTTgcaaaaataagaaacaaaaaacacgGCTAAGAGGTACACCTGCATGAGATGAAGGTCAGAGATGTTTGAACCTACTCTGAGAAATAATGTTCACAAATGCCTGAAAGAAAGAATtcttgaaaacattttgtgccttttttttaaaaatcataaatcttaaattacttttacacttttcttttGTGGCGATCTCCAATCCTTTTTTGAGTGTGAGTCACTGCGTGATGTGAGTCCTGAGCACTCCCTTTCCTTTCTGTGCCCAGCTGTTGGCACCAGATGGCTGCCATTGTGTTTTCAGACAGCAGACATGCTCTGATAATGTGGAAGCTAATCATGTGTTAATCTTGCAAATACTGCACCATAATCACAACACTCACCAAACAATTTCACCCTGTAATTAACAATAATTGGCTTCCTTCTTCTTGCAATATTAGTGGGATCACCTCTCAAGAGGCGAATCAAATCGCTCTGTTACACTCCGTTCGGAAAAACCTCCCACTCTGTTTTGCATCTCGGACACTCTTTTCATTCCACTTGTTCCTTTGTTAACTTGGATCATCTGCTTGTGTCTCTCACAGCTAAGCTCAGTCACCCTCACCAGCAGCATGCCCTCACTGAGCCCGTCAGATTCGGCCCAGGTGTCCCCCCAACCTCTGGCTCCTGTCAGCTCTCCATCCCAGGGGTGTGGAGAGGAGTCACCCACTCATACGTCGTGTGCTGGGGCCATACGACACCGCCATCACCCTTTGGCTTTCTCGCTGTCGTCGGGTAAATCAAATACTAAGGACGCTTTTGGATTGTATTcatacagaaaataaacagtccAGCACATTTTCTACTCCAGTTTCCACTGACTGTGTTTTGTCTGGTTTCAGAAAATGAATATGAGCTCTACAAGAACACGGATATCAGACCACCTTTCACCTATGCAACCCTGATAAGACAGGTACAGTCTATGAAGTGATTTCTTTCTTCACTTAACTATAAACATTATACAGATAAGTTAGATgcaatatattaatattatttatatccCTTTGTGGACTAGttgcatgtttttaattaagCATCCAGATGTTTTCCTCCTTTGTGATTTTTCCTCTGGGTTTTCATATCACTGGCCACTAGCACGGTAAcattttaaagggatagtttgggtTTTTCATACAGAAGATGCTGGTCAGCACACACCTATtatggaggagcaggcaggagtcctaATGTAGAAGCTAAGCAATGCACTGCTGAGAGTGGgagcaacagaaaaatgtatttttaaaaatttgattaaaaaaatgccCACCAAAAAAAGTTATGTTAGTTTAAGTGTACagaatatatagaatatttaacCACTTAactttgctgtcagacagccctttcgACAGGGAAGCTGATCTCTCTTTGTTTTGGCAGAAAACAATATAAACCTTAATTGCAGCCATACTTCTTACTTGTGTCAGTTGTTGTGTTTATCCTAAAAAATACGCTATCTATGCAGATGTTGATTCATAGATGAAAAGACTTTCCCTTACGTACTTACTACTTGGATCAGAGGTGAAACATTCAGGGCTTTAATTTGATCCTGTAATGTGTGACAGTTTTCTTATTTCCCCTCCATCTACAGGCTATTATGGAAACATCAGACATGCAACTAACACTCAACGAGATATACAACTGGTTCACACGGACGTTTGCTTATTTCAGACGCAACGCTGCTACTTGGAAGGTACCACACGTCCAGATAATTAACTCTGTGATCCCAGTGTGTGTCATACCTGATTTATGCAGCATGTATCCGATAATATCTCCTTCACTCTGATTTTTTTCTCGGGATCAGAACGCAGTGCGCCACAACCTGAGCCTGCACAAGTGTTTTGTGCGTGTGGAGAATGTGAAGGGCGCAGTGTGGACAGTGGACGAGGTGGAATACCAGAGGAGGAGATCCCAGAAGATCACAGGGTACAGTGGATGACTTCCTTTTTCTCACAGCACTGATGTCAGGGCACCTGCACACATTCCAGTTCAAACGAAATGACATTTTGATATGATATTTTTCCAGAACATTAAATTATATCATGCCGTTGTCAGAAAAATGTTACAGCAAAGATAATCGGGATTTCCTGTCTTTGCTGCAGCATTCAAGTAGAAGAACAGAAACGTTCTTTCCATGTAGGTGAACACAGGTTCCTTATTGTCTTAGCATCTACAGTACTGCATGTTTGTATGTTGATTATAGGCTTCAGTAAATGATTGATGACTATAACTGGACTGATGCTGGCAACAGTTTCAAGGCTCGACTTCAAGGTTCTTCCCTGATCATTCGTGCAACTGAATTATTTGTCATCTTAACTGACCTTGCCTCCAACTATTGTTGTTAATCACGTTGTGGCTTGTAGAATATATACAAGGTATTGATTTGCCTGCCATGAATTAGACATTAATTGTGTCCATTTTGAAATTCTGTTACCTTTGTTATTCCACAGGAGTCCATCGCTGATGAAGAATGTGTCCTCCAACCTTGATTTTGGGACCGCTCTGAATGCCAGCTTACAGGTGAGGAACTGCAGCACTGGCTTCCTGATTACAGGAGTCTGAGCTGGTTGAGGTTACTGTTTGATTTTTGATGCATCCTCTTTGCAGACGGCCCTGGCTGAGGCATCCCTGCCAGGATACAAGGAGCGCGTTAGCAGAAACTCCAGGAGTCAAACACAGGACGACAAAGCGGCAAACCGCCACAGTAAACAAAGCTTCTCTACACGAGGCCAACAGTGAGTTTTGTTCATTGTGAACTtcaaaaatcaaagaaatgatTGACGTGCAGCAGCAACTGACTGAGATAACTTTGTTTGTCACCTCTTGCAGGTGTCTTTTTCTTAAAGAGGAAACGCTGAATCTGAGCGACCAAGAAACTCTGACGCCACCGGTAAAACCAGCTAACCCGCAGCATGACGTGACTGAAAATGACGAAGAGCATTTATTTGACcttgaatgacaaaaaaaggatGTAAGACTTCAAATAATCAGTGTCAAAGCAGTAGAGTGAGCCTTCATTGAACATTCAGGGATGTGGACCATCTGCACTTCATGTCTCACCAGAACATTACACAATAACAagaaacaataaatacacatcagacatgaaaaattattttgtttgtggaTGTCCACATGTCTGCAGCAGTCCACCCTTTTTCAAAGGAGCCCTTGCCAAGAAAAGAGCATTATGACAAACATTGAGGTAAattaaaaaagcagcaacaatgagaatgtaaatactgtaattaaACACAGAGTTGGATCTGATAGTTTGGCTGAGATGATTTCCTTTTCACCATGAACAAATCTTGTCCTTCCACGGAGACGATGCATCCCAACGGCCaaagtaatgtaatgttatAATGTTAGAATACGATGCAGAGATGAGTGTTTATTGTAATAGCGCAAAGGAATAACACGGGGTTAATGTGAATGCCGTGTtactgcagacagagagaaagatgttTTGTTGTGATTGTTTCGTGTTGatgaaatatttgaaaacatGTATAGTTTGTGCCGTGGCTTCTCTCTGTCGTCTTTGTACATAAATAAAATCTTGGAAGATGCACATCAGCCagctaaaatatgttttgtcaatgctccattttttttaaaaaaagcaagcaAAGTAACTATGTGcgttttcctgtttcctctgtgtttccactGAAATAAAGATCCAATCCACTTTTATAACATCTATAGCGGCATTTATTGAGGATGATGTATACTTACGAATCTGtctttataaaaatgtgttagtACGTAATTGTATGTCAATGTAAGTATCtgattataatgtaatatatatatgtaatatgtatacatgtaatgaatatgttgtttgtcaattaatgttgtttatttgatCATCATCAGACCTGTGATTAATGGCatttaaatatgtgttttgaTGTCAAACTACATTCAGGT includes these proteins:
- the LOC139201199 gene encoding forkhead box protein P2-like, whose product is MPESPLSPTAARQTPVSSLLSHTDTSAGERVANGDSCSGVSGENWQSLHHKQVFLAMMAPQQMQTLLTPNQLQALIQQKQQALMIQQQHLKEFYKKQQQQIHLQLLQQQPSKKVKELPAQQLVFQKLLQLQQQQQQQLLRVQRPVLSSPALSPGGFSPAEMQQIWKELTNGITDDKTTSKGSQDSSANNMMSMKVTGRQTGDLQTSSPCRAEYAIKADHADTHALYSHGVCNWPGCESACENFSLFIKHIGSEHTLDDRSTAQCRVQMQVVQQLELQLCKERERLRAMMAHLHLPSLEARSISAPTSLQSPQSHTAADPRGLQLSSVTLTSSMPSLSPSDSAQVSPQPLAPVSSPSQGCGEESPTHTSCAGAIRHRHHPLAFSLSSENEYELYKNTDIRPPFTYATLIRQAIMETSDMQLTLNEIYNWFTRTFAYFRRNAATWKNAVRHNLSLHKCFVRVENVKGAVWTVDEVEYQRRRSQKITGSPSLMKNVSSNLDFGTALNASLQTALAEASLPGYKERVSRNSRSQTQDDKAANRHSKQSFSTRGQQCLFLKEETLNLSDQETLTPPVKPANPQHDVTENDEEHLFDLE